A single region of the Lacerta agilis isolate rLacAgi1 chromosome 9, rLacAgi1.pri, whole genome shotgun sequence genome encodes:
- the MTTP gene encoding microsomal triglyceride transfer protein large subunit: MILLTVLFPCIISTYSASVKGHNTGPRINNDKLYKFAYSTEVLLDRVKGSSSLESAGYRISCGVDVNLVWRNPNNDDDQLIKIAITDAKVENVYERPKKKNIFERKNTAAVIGKEHLAALKRPVVLQWTRGKVKNFYSYENEPAVIQNLKRGLASLFQIQMNSGTVNEVDISGRCDVTYRAQENEITKIKALKSCKLERTGFTSHSQLFDISQKSVSATTYVLEDTFIKSVRAEENHILNVNIQRAIDAKVVSKQRLELKSTEAGPRVMAGKQVAKIIKALDSNYVAISLAAEPVSDECKSCPTLIQQWKTIRPQMEPENLSKADAVKGFLSFIQNLRKATTEEILQILRSESNVEVLPQLVDAVASAQTSASLKAMLDFLDFKNKSGSVLQERFLYACGFASHPNELLLRSLINTYNSQIGNSEIRETVVIVIGALIKKLCDKGECKLPAVMEAKKLISGGLNRAKTADDVKVYLLALKNAVLPEAIPDLLKYAESGEGPISNVAVSALQRYDHSFITSEVKKTMNRIYHQNHKVHEKTVRTTAASIIFSNNPSFMEVKNLLLSIGELPLEMNKYMLSLIQDILRFEMPSSKMIRKALKDISIHNYDRFAKTGSSSAFSGYLIRTPDLSSTYSLDILYSGSGILRRSNLNIFLFNKYAQLHANQVVIEAQGLESIIAASADEGEENLESFAGVSAIMFDVQLRPVTFFQGYGDLMSKMFSATGDPISVVKGLILLMDYSQVIQLQSGLVCRTEFQGGLAIDISGGMEFSLWYRESKTNVKNRGAVVIVGNIVVDALFVKAGMESSVEAETTLDFVSTVQFSQYPFLVCLQMDKIESPSRRYLVKYESLPSGESYTSRKGKVRLLAGSEYPLHQENSNMCKKVFSDQSDSLESWF, from the exons GCCACAATACTGGTCCACGAATAAACAATGACAAGTTATATAAGTTCGCCTACTCCACAGAGGTGCTTCTGGACAGGGTGAAAGGCTCATCATCCCTGGAGAGTGCAGGCTACCGAATTTCATGTGGCGTGGATGTCAACTTAGTATGGAGAAATCCCAATAATGATGACGATCAGCTGATCAAAATTGCG ATTACAGATGCAAAAGTTGAAAACGTATATGAGcgtccaaaaaagaaaaacatttttgaaagaaaaaatacAGCAGCAGTAATTGGAAAAGAGCACCTGGCAGCTTTAAAAAGGCCTGTAGTTCTGCAGTGGACTCGTGGAAAG gttaagaacttctaCTCCTATGAAAATGAACCTGCTGTTATTCAGAATCTCAAGAGAGGCCTGGCTAGCTTGTTTCAGATACAGATGAACTCTGGGACTGTCAATGAG GTGGATATTTCCGGCAGATGCGATGTTACTTACAGGGCTCAGGAAAATGAAATCACTAAAATCAAAGCCTTGAAATCTTGTAAATTAGAACGGACAGGATTTACCAGCCACAGTCAG ctCTTTGACATCAGCCAAAAATCAGTATCTGCCACAACGTATGTGCTGGAGGACACTTTTATTAAATCAGTGCGGGCAGAAGAAAATCACATTTTGAACGTGAATATTCAGCGAGCAATTGATGCGAAAGTAGTTTCGAA GCAGAGACTGGAACTGAAGTCAACTGAAGCTGGCCCAAGAGTGATGGCTGGGAAGCAAGTTGCTAAGATTATCAAGGCTCTGGATTCAAATTACGTTGCAATTTCGCTTGCAGCAGAGCCTGTCTCGGATGAATGTAAAAGTTGCCCCACA CTCATTCAGCAGTGGAAGACTATCCGGCCACAGATGGAACCCGAAAACCTTTCCAAAGCTGATGCTGTGAAAGGATTTTTGTCTTTCATTCAGAACTTGAGGAAAGCTACAACAGAAGAGATTCTTCAGATTCTGAGAAGTGAAAGCAACGTGGAAGTCCT TCCCCAGTTAGTTGATGCTGTGGCCTCTGCACAGACCTCAGCCTCTCTGAAAGCTATGCTGGATTTCCTGGATTTCAAGAACAAGAGTGGATCTGTCCTTCAGGAGAGGTTCCTCTATGCCTGTGGATTTGCTTCTCATCCCAACGAGTTGCTACTCAGATCTCTAATT AATACATATAACAGCCAGATCGGCAACAGCGAAATCCGAGAAACAGTTGTCATCGTTATTGGGGCCCTCATCAAAAAGCTGTGTGACAAGGGAGAATGCAAACTGCCT gCTGTTATGGAAGCCAAGAAGCTGATCTCTGGAGGTTTGAACAGGGCAAAGACGGCTGATGACGTGAAGGTCTACCTTTTGGCATTGAAGAATGCTGTTTTGCCTGAAGCTATTCCAGACCTTCTGAAATACGCCGAGTCAGGAGAAGGCCCCATCAGCAATGTTGCTGTTTCTGCTCTGCAGAGATATGACCATTCTTTCATTACCAGTGAG GTGAAGAAAACCATGAACAGGATTTATCACCAGAACCATAAAGTTCACGAGAAGACGGTACGCACCACAGCAGCTTCCATCATCTTCAGCAACAATCCTTCCTTCATGGAAGTAAAAAACCTCCTGCTCTCTATTGGAGAGCTGCCTCTGGAAATGAATAAGTACATGCTTTCGCTAATCCAGGACATTCTACGTTTTGAAATGCCTTCCAG CAAAATGATCCGCAAAGCTCTGAAGGATATCTCCATCCATAACTATGACCGATTCGCGAAAACAGGTTCTTCCTCAGCTTTCTCAGGTTACTTAATAC GCACTCCGGATTTGTCATCCACCTATAGCCTTGACATACTCTACTCTGGCTCTGGAATCTTAAGAAGAAGTAACCTGAATATCTTTCTTTTCAATAAATACGCACAACTTCATGCCAACCAG GTGGTGATTGAGGCTCAGGGCCTGGAATCCATTATAGCTGCATCTGCTGATGAAGGTGAAGAAAATCTAGAGTCCTTCGCTGGTGTGTCGGCGATCATGTTCGATGTTCAGCTTAGACCCGTTACCTTTTTCCAAGGGTATGGCGATCTCATGTCTAAAATGTTCTCAGCCACTGGAGACCCCATAAGTGTGGTGAAAGGACTCATCCTTCTGATGGATTACTCACAG GTAATTCAGCTACAGTCTGGGCTGGTTTGCAGAACGGAATTCCAGGGAGGCCTGGCCATTGATATTTCTGGAGGAATGGAATTCAGTCTTTGGTACAGAGAATCCAAAACCAATGTTAAAAACCG GGGAGCTGTGGTGATAGTCGGCAACATTGTTGTGGATGCGCTCTTTGTCAAGGCTGGCATGGAAAGCAGTGTTGAAGCCGAAACAACTCTGGACTTTGTCTCCACAGTGCAGTTTTCACAATATCCGTTTTTAGTTTGCTTGCAGATGGACAAAATTGAAAGTCCTTCCAG gagATACTTAGTTAAATATGAAAGTCTACCATCAGGAGAATCTTATACCTCCCGGAAAGGAAAAGTGAGGCTGCTGGCTGGTTCCGAATATCCCCTTCACCAAGAGAACTCCAACATGTGCAAGAAAGTTTTCAGTGATCAGTCTGACTCCTTGGAAAGCTGGTTTTGA